A genomic window from Streptomyces brevispora includes:
- a CDS encoding pyridoxal phosphate-dependent aminotransferase: MSAATSPSERRVSARIGAISESATLAVDAKAKALKAAGRPVIGFGAGEPDFPTPGYIVDAAVEACRNPKYHRYTPAGGLPELKAAIAEKTLRDSGYQVDVSQILVTNGGKQAIYEAFAAILDPGDEVIVPAPYWTTYPESIRLAGGVPVEVVADETTGYRVSVEQLEAARTERTKVVLFVSPSNPTGAVYSEADAEAIGRWAVEHDLWVLTDEIYEHLVYGDAKFTSLPAIVPELRDKCIVVNGVAKTYAMTGWRVGWMVGPKDVVKAATNLQSHATSNVSNVSQVAALAAVSGNLDAVAEMRTAFDRRRQTIVRMLNEIDGVLCPEPEGAFYAYPSVKALLGKEIRGKRPATSAELAALILDEAEVAVVPGEAFGTPGYLRLSYALGDDDLVEGVSRLQKLLGEAKA, from the coding sequence ATGAGCGCTGCTACTTCTCCCTCCGAGCGCCGGGTCTCCGCCCGCATCGGTGCAATCTCCGAGTCCGCCACCCTCGCCGTCGACGCCAAGGCCAAGGCCCTCAAGGCCGCCGGCCGTCCGGTGATCGGCTTCGGTGCCGGCGAGCCCGACTTCCCGACCCCCGGCTACATCGTCGACGCCGCGGTCGAGGCCTGCCGCAACCCGAAGTACCACCGCTACACCCCGGCGGGCGGGCTCCCCGAGCTCAAGGCCGCCATTGCAGAGAAGACGCTCCGCGACTCCGGCTACCAGGTTGACGTCTCCCAGATCCTGGTGACCAACGGCGGCAAGCAGGCCATCTACGAGGCCTTCGCCGCGATCCTCGACCCGGGCGACGAGGTCATCGTCCCGGCTCCGTACTGGACCACCTACCCCGAGTCGATCCGCCTCGCGGGCGGCGTCCCGGTGGAGGTCGTCGCCGACGAGACCACCGGTTACCGGGTCTCCGTGGAGCAGCTGGAGGCCGCCCGTACCGAGCGTACGAAGGTCGTCCTGTTCGTCTCCCCGTCGAACCCGACCGGTGCGGTCTACAGCGAGGCCGACGCCGAGGCGATCGGCCGCTGGGCCGTCGAGCACGACCTGTGGGTACTGACCGACGAGATCTACGAGCACCTGGTCTACGGCGACGCGAAGTTCACCTCGCTGCCGGCGATCGTGCCCGAGCTGCGGGACAAGTGCATCGTGGTCAACGGTGTCGCCAAGACGTACGCGATGACCGGTTGGCGCGTGGGGTGGATGGTCGGCCCCAAGGACGTGGTGAAGGCCGCGACCAACCTGCAGTCGCACGCCACGTCGAACGTCTCCAATGTCTCCCAGGTCGCCGCGCTGGCCGCCGTCTCCGGGAACCTGGACGCGGTCGCCGAGATGCGTACCGCCTTCGACCGGCGCCGGCAGACCATCGTGCGGATGCTCAACGAGATCGACGGCGTGCTGTGCCCGGAGCCCGAGGGCGCGTTCTACGCGTACCCCTCGGTGAAGGCGCTGCTCGGCAAGGAGATCCGCGGCAAGCGTCCGGCCACCTCGGCGGAGCTGGCGGCGCTGATCCTGGACGAGGCCGAGGTCGCGGTCGTGCCGGGTGAGGCCTTCGGCACGCCGGGCTACCTGCGTCTCTCCTACGCGCTGGGCGACGACGACCTCGTCGAGGGCGTCTCGCGGCTCCAGAAGCTGCTGGGCGAGGCCAAGGCCTGA
- the nusG gene encoding transcription termination/antitermination protein NusG, producing MSDPNLNDAVEPTAGAFESAEDELDIVEAADAVEPDQAEAADASAGEPAEQAAVHTESTDEAAAADDGDAEAESADDEAAEASTDDDAEAEDEADEDEAEPAAPVDAVTALREELRALPGEWYVIHTYAGYEKRVKANLEQRAVSLNVEEFVYQAEVPEEEIVQIKNGERKNVRQNKLPGYVLVRMDLTNESWGVVRNTPGVTGFVGNAYDPYPLTLDEIVKMLAPEAEEKAAREAAEAEGKPAPSRKVEVQVLDFEVGDSVTVTDGPFATLQATINEINADSKKVKGLVEIFGRETPVELSFDQIQKN from the coding sequence GTGTCTGACCCGAACCTGAACGACGCCGTCGAGCCGACGGCGGGCGCCTTCGAGTCCGCCGAGGACGAGCTCGACATCGTCGAGGCGGCGGACGCTGTGGAGCCGGACCAGGCTGAAGCTGCCGACGCTTCCGCGGGCGAGCCCGCCGAGCAGGCCGCAGTGCACACCGAGTCCACCGACGAGGCCGCAGCGGCCGACGACGGTGACGCCGAGGCCGAGAGCGCCGACGACGAGGCCGCCGAGGCGTCCACGGACGACGACGCGGAAGCCGAGGACGAAGCCGACGAGGATGAGGCCGAGCCGGCCGCCCCCGTCGACGCCGTCACGGCCCTGCGCGAGGAACTGCGCGCCCTGCCGGGCGAGTGGTACGTCATCCACACGTACGCCGGTTACGAGAAGCGTGTGAAGGCCAACCTGGAGCAGCGCGCCGTCTCGCTGAACGTGGAGGAGTTCGTCTATCAGGCCGAGGTGCCTGAGGAGGAAATCGTCCAGATCAAGAACGGCGAGCGCAAGAACGTCCGTCAGAACAAGCTCCCGGGCTACGTCCTGGTGCGCATGGACCTGACGAACGAGTCCTGGGGCGTCGTCCGCAACACTCCCGGTGTCACCGGCTTCGTGGGCAACGCCTACGACCCGTACCCGCTGACTCTCGACGAGATCGTCAAGATGCTGGCGCCGGAGGCCGAGGAGAAGGCCGCCCGTGAGGCCGCCGAGGCCGAGGGCAAGCCGGCTCCGTCCCGCAAGGTCGAGGTCCAGGTGCTGGACTTCGAGGTGGGCGACTCCGTCACCGTCACCGACGGCCCGTTCGCGACGCTGCAGGCGACGATCAACGAGATCAACGCCGACTCGAAGAAGGTCAAGGGTCTCGTCGAGATCTTCGGCCGCGAGACGCCGGTCGAGCTCAGCTTCGACCAGATCCAGAAGAACTAG
- the secE gene encoding preprotein translocase subunit SecE — MTDAVGSIDMPDAEDEVPESKKKTRKGGKRGKKGPLGRLALFYRQIVAELRKVVWPTRNQLTTYTSVVIVFVVVMIGLVTVIDFGFQRVIKYVFG; from the coding sequence GTGACGGACGCCGTGGGCTCCATCGACATGCCTGATGCCGAGGATGAAGTCCCCGAGTCGAAGAAGAAGACCCGGAAGGGCGGCAAGCGCGGCAAGAAGGGCCCCCTGGGCCGTCTCGCGCTCTTCTACCGCCAGATCGTGGCCGAGCTCCGCAAGGTTGTCTGGCCGACTCGCAACCAGCTGACGACATACACCTCAGTGGTGATTGTGTTCGTCGTCGTCATGATCGGTCTCGTTACCGTGATTGACTTCGGATTCCAGCGGGTCATCAAGTACGTCTTCGGCTGA